From the genome of Tenericutes bacterium MZ-XQ:
TGGCGCGTTATTGTCAAAGGTCACGATGTTCACTTTTATTTAGAAAGAACACCAGCGTATGGTGAATCTTTAGAATTTGATGTTCAAGCGATTGATATGGGTATTGCATTATCTCATTTTGTTAAAGGTTTAGAAGAATTAGGTTTCAAATTTAAGGTTTCGAATGATTTTGTGAATATTAAATTACCTGATTTTGAATATGCATTTACAGTTAAAGTATCATCTTAACGTTTATCGCTTTATATTTATTATAATAAATGATAGAATACAATTAAGGTGATGACACAAATATTCATCAAATTACAGCTACATGTGTCGTGTAGCTGTTTTTTTAAAAGGTGAGTTTTATGTATGATTTACTTAGTAAATATTATGATCGGTTATTTAAATTCAATCCTTCATTTAAAGCATTTCTTTTTCCCTATGCAACTAAAAAAGGTGAAGCCCTAGATTTAGGCTGTGGTACTGGTCGCTTGACTCATCTTATTTCTACACTTGGTATGCATGTCAAAGGCATTGACTTAGATCCTTTCATGATTCAGAAAGCATCCAAAAAGTATCCAACACTTTCTTTTTCTACTGAAGACATGATTGATTATGTTAAAACCCCTACTGAGACCTATGATTTAATTACTTGTTTTGGTAATACAATTGTTCATTTGGATGAAAGAGATTTAAATAATCTTTTTATTCACGTTCACTTGGTTCTTCATAAACATAAGTTTTTTATCGTTCAATGTTTGAATTATTTTCGAATTTTGAAAGAAAAACCCGATGGGTTACCAGATTTATCAGATGATGAGATACTACTTCATCGGAAATACACCTATTATAATGATTACATCATGTTTCAAACCGTACTTTTTGAAAACGATGATGTATTTGAACTTGGTGAAACTAAGCTATATCCTTATTCACATACATATTTAATGGATTTAGGAAGACAACACGGCTTTGAAGTTGAGATTTATAGTGGACCTGATTTTTCACCTTATTCATACGATGAATCTCACGTTTATTTAATATTCAAAAAAATTTGAAAGCGAGGCATTGATATGCATTATCAAAATTATTTAAGTCATGATAATCCTGTAGTAACGATTAAAGTCAAGAATTTTGGGACAATCAAATTAGAGCTATTTTCTCAAGTGGCACCCAACACCGTTTATAATTTTATCTCTCTCATCCAGAAAAAATACTATGACGGACTCATTTTTCATAGAATTATACCTGAGTTTATGATTCAAGGTGGTGGCGGTACGCCTATCAAGACAATTATCGGTGAGTTTGACATCAATGGTCACCAAAACCCACTTAAACACACACGAGGCGTCATATCTATGGCTAGAACCAATGATCCAAATTCCGCAACTTCTCAGTTCTTCATTATGCATAAAGCTGCGCCACATTTAGATGGATCTTATGCATCTTTTGGTGGTGTGACTGAAGGTATTGAAGTTGTTGATAAAATTGTTAGTCAGCCAAGAGATATCAGAGATAGACCATATGATGATATTGTGATTGAAAGCATCACTGTTGATCTTAAAAATAAAGTCTATCCGAAACCTGAATTATACCTATAAAACACAAGAAATCATCTTGTGTTTTTTTCTTTTTAGAATGTAAATAAATGTAATATTTTTCTGAGAACACTTTCATGTAAAATCATACCTTCCACCTCTTTCATTTAAAAAAATACTTGATATAATAGGTGCACAAGGTAGGTGAGACAATGGACGAATACAAATTACATCGGCATATTTTATGCATAGATTTAAAAAGTTTCTATGCGTCTGTTGAATGTGCTGTAAGACAACTTGATCCCTTTAAAACACCTTTAGTGGTCGCTGATGCAGGACGCGGTGGTGGTTCTATTGTGCTAGCTGTATCTCCTTATCTTAAAAGTCTAGGTATTCCTAGTAGACTTAGATTTTATGAGCTCCCTGAGAACATTGATATGATTGTAGCTAAGCCGAGAATGAGCCTTTATCTTGAGTATTCCGCAAAGATTATTGAGGTTTATTTAAAATTTATTTCCGAAGAAGATTTGTATGTTTACTCGGTTGATGAAGCTTTTTTAGATGTCACTGAATACTTAAGTTACTATCAAATGACTGATGTAGAACTTGCTAAAAAAATCTTAGAAACGATTTATGAGGAAACCAAACTATTTGCAACCGTTGGCATTGGTCCAAATATGTTGATTTCTAAACTTGCTCTTGATATTGAGTCTAAGAAAGCCCCTGATTTTATTGCAAAGTGGACGTACGATGATATCAAAGAAAAACTATGGCCAATCGAACCATTAAGTGAAATGTGGGGCATAGGATATAACATGCAAAAACGGTTGAACAAACTCGGTCTAGTTAAAATCGGAGATATTGCGCATTACAATATACTAGAGCTTAAAAGACAATTTGGTATCTTGGGTGAAGAACTTTATTATCATACACACGGTATTGATATGAGTATGATTCAACAAAAGCAAAACGTAAGATCAAAAAGTAAGAGTTATGGTATTGGGCAAACACTTTTCTCTGATTACTATGTTCCTGATGTTTTTCAAATCATACTAGAAATGGTCGATGATATTTCTAGAAGGCTTAGACTTTCTCATAAAGTTGCAAAAACCATCCATTTAGGTATCGCTTATAGTAAGGAAGTTGGTGGTGGCTTTTCTAGACAAATTACCTTAGATCAACCCACTTCTTCTGAAAAAACAATTTACGAAACATGTTTAATGTTATTTCATAAACACTACGATAAAGGTGAGCCGATTAGACGTGTGCACGTCAGTGCATCACAGCTTCAAAAAGCTCATGTCTATCAGTTTTCATTGTTCGAAGATCCTGAACGATTACTCAAAGAGCACAACTTATTTCAAACTGTTGATGAAATGAAGTTCAAATATGGCAGAAATGTTATCAATAGAGCTTCAACTGAGCTTGATTCATCAACTGCAAAAGCTAGAAATAAAATGATTGGAGGTCACCATGCATAAATACGTTGACCGTGGTATCATAAAGTGGGCTCCATTTGATGCACTTGTAGGCTATTCAACATTGCTCAATGAACTTAGATACAAATTAGGTAAAAAACATAAGCCTGTTTTAAGTGATGATCAGTACGAAGAATTGAATCGCAAGCTTCATTTTGCATTTCATCACAAAATCGATATTGAACTCGAATACTTCTATGATGGCTACATAAAGACAAGTTACGGTTCGATTAAAAAACTCGATTTT
Proteins encoded in this window:
- a CDS encoding peptidylprolyl isomerase; translated protein: MHYQNYLSHDNPVVTIKVKNFGTIKLELFSQVAPNTVYNFISLIQKKYYDGLIFHRIIPEFMIQGGGGTPIKTIIGEFDINGHQNPLKHTRGVISMARTNDPNSATSQFFIMHKAAPHLDGSYASFGGVTEGIEVVDKIVSQPRDIRDRPYDDIVIESITVDLKNKVYPKPELYL